The following DNA comes from Sphingorhabdus sp. M41.
GCGCAGCTCTGGTGGCTGCCGAAGCCGGCGCCGACGGCATAACCGCCCATCTGCGCGAAGACCGTCGCCACATCCGCGATGATGATCTGACCGTCCTGATGGACAAGCTCACCATCCCGCTGAATCTGGAAATGGCGGCGACCGACGAGATGCTGCAAATCGCCCTGCGCCACAAGCCGCACGCCGCCTGCATCGTACCGGAAAACCGCGAGGAGCGGACGACCGAGGGCGGGCTGGACGCCGCTGGCCTGCACAATAAGCTGGCCGATTTTGTCGGTCAGCTGAGGGAAGCGAATATCCGCGTCAGCCTGTTCATCGAACCCGACCCGCGCCAGATCGAAGCCGCCATCCGCCTCGGCGCGCCGGTGGTCGAATTTCATACCGGCCGTTATGCCGAACTTACCGGTACCGAGCGCGAAGCCGAACTGCGCCGGATAGCCGATGCAGCAGCCCTGGCCGCAAAAAACGGCATCGAACCCCATGCCGGCCATGGCCTGACCTTCGACAATGTCATTCCGATCGCGGCCATCCCGCAGCTCAAGGAACTGAACATCGGCCATTTCCTGATCGGCGAAGCGATTTTCAGCGGCCTCGACGGAAGTATAAGACAGATGCGCGAACTGATGGATGATGCGCGGTGAGAATGGTGCCGCAACTTTCCTCCCCATCGCAGATGGGGAGGGGGACCGCCCGAAGGGTGGTGGAGGGGTGCCTGCCGCTATGCACCAATTCCGCTTTCGGCCCCTCCGTCGCCTTCGGCGCCACCTCCCCACAGCTTCGCTGCAGGGAGGAAAAGATATGATCATCGGCCTCGGCTCCGACCTCTGCAATATCGAGCGCATCCAGAATTCGCTCGACCGCTTCGGCGAGCGGTTTGAAAAGCGTGTCTTCACCGAACTGGAACGCGCCAAGGCGGCCCGGCGGCCATTTACCAAGGCCGGAACCTACGCCAAACGCTTCGCTGCCAAGGAAGCTTATTCCAAAGCGGTCGGCACCGGTTTCCGCGCCGGCGTCTTCATGAAGGATATCGGCGTCATCAATGCCAAGAGCGGAGCACCGACGCTCGCGCTCACCGGCGGCGCGAAAAAACGCCTCGACGCGCTGACACCGGCGGGATATGGGGTGACCGTTCATCTCACACTCACCGACGATCATCCATGGGCGCAAGCATTCGTGATCATTGAAGCCCATCCGCTATAGGAAACGCGCGTCGCATGGACCAGGAAAACAAAGACAAGAATATGGCTCTAGACAATATCGCCGGCAGCGACACCGCCAAGAAACCGGAAAAGGAAAAGACCGACTGGATCGGCGAGATCAAGAGCATCGCCCTGCTGTTGCTGGCGGTTCTGGCGTTCCACAGCCTGGTCGCGAAGCCATTTTATATCCCATCGGTATCGATGATGCCCGGTCTGCTTGTCGGCGACCGGCTGATTGTCAGCAAATATGCTTATGGCTGGTCCTGGGTATCCCCGACCTTCCATATCGTCCCACGCGTATCGGGTCGCTTGTTCGGAAGTCTGCCGGAACGCGGCGACGTCGTCATCCTGACCCCGCGAGAGCAAAGCAGCGACTATATCAAGCGGGTGATCGGCCTGCCCGGCGACACGATCGAACTGCGCGGCGGTCAGGTGTTTCTCAACGGCATCGGCGTAAGACAGGACGTACAGCCCGATCTGCAGGTGCCGATCGATGCCAACTCTCCCTGCGGAGTCCACGAATTTCCCGGTGCACGCGGTGTGGATGCCGACGGCAATCCGGTTTGCAACCTGCCGATCGTGCGTGAAACTCTGCCCAATGGCGTGAGCTATGATATTATCGATCTCGGTCCGCAATATACCGATGACGTGGCACCGGTCGAAATTCCGGAAGGACAAGTCTATCTGCTGGGCGACAATCGCGATCTCAGCGCCGACAGCCGGGTGGCCAGTCCGCTCGGTCTCGGTGGCCCCATTCCCTGGGAGAATATTGGCGGACGGGCCGAATTCATCACCTTCTCGCTGGATGGAACCACGACGCTCAATCCCTTGAGCTGGTGGGGTGCCTTCCGCAGCGGACGGGCCGGCACCAGCCTGCGTCCTGCCAAAGCGGTTTCAGCCAGCAAATAGGCAGAAGCCTAGAGCTGCAGCCCTGCGGTCTCGTCGAGACCTGCCATGATATTGAGATTCTGCACCGCTGCGCCCGACGCACCCTTGCCGAGATTGTCCAGCCGCGCAATCAGGCGGGCATGATAGCCTTCGGCGTTACCACATACAAACAGCTCCAGCCGGTCGGTTGGCGCGTCATTCTCGCTGATCAACAATTCCGTCAGGTCACCCCTGCCCTGAACCGAAACAATCTTCGAACCGGCGTAAAAGGAGCTAAGCTCTGCCAATAGCTGTTCTGCCCGCACCGAGCCCATGGCTCCGAGGTGAAACGGCACGTCGACCAGCATCCCGCGAAAAGCGCGGATCACGGAGGGCGCAAAAATGACATCATGGCTCAGACCGGCATAGGTCTTCATTTCCGGCAGATGTTTATGGTCGAAGTTCAGGCCATAGCTACGAAAACCCAGATCGGGTTCCTGCGCAAAGCGCTCGATCAGCGCCTTGCCGCCGCCGGAATAGCCCGACACCGCATTCATCACAT
Coding sequences within:
- a CDS encoding pyridoxine 5'-phosphate synthase; amino-acid sequence: MSHPLRLGVNIDHVATIRNARGGDHPEPVRAALVAAEAGADGITAHLREDRRHIRDDDLTVLMDKLTIPLNLEMAATDEMLQIALRHKPHAACIVPENREERTTEGGLDAAGLHNKLADFVGQLREANIRVSLFIEPDPRQIEAAIRLGAPVVEFHTGRYAELTGTEREAELRRIADAAALAAKNGIEPHAGHGLTFDNVIPIAAIPQLKELNIGHFLIGEAIFSGLDGSIRQMRELMDDAR
- the acpS gene encoding holo-ACP synthase, with product MIIGLGSDLCNIERIQNSLDRFGERFEKRVFTELERAKAARRPFTKAGTYAKRFAAKEAYSKAVGTGFRAGVFMKDIGVINAKSGAPTLALTGGAKKRLDALTPAGYGVTVHLTLTDDHPWAQAFVIIEAHPL
- the lepB gene encoding signal peptidase I, whose product is MALDNIAGSDTAKKPEKEKTDWIGEIKSIALLLLAVLAFHSLVAKPFYIPSVSMMPGLLVGDRLIVSKYAYGWSWVSPTFHIVPRVSGRLFGSLPERGDVVILTPREQSSDYIKRVIGLPGDTIELRGGQVFLNGIGVRQDVQPDLQVPIDANSPCGVHEFPGARGVDADGNPVCNLPIVRETLPNGVSYDIIDLGPQYTDDVAPVEIPEGQVYLLGDNRDLSADSRVASPLGLGGPIPWENIGGRAEFITFSLDGTTTLNPLSWWGAFRSGRAGTSLRPAKAVSASK
- the argC gene encoding N-acetyl-gamma-glutamyl-phosphate reductase, which codes for MTKTVFIDGAVGTTGLEIADRLFGREEFAMVRLPDEKRKDLAARREAINDSDFVILCLPDDAAREAVALVDNDRTRIIDASTAHRTAEGWAYGFAEFRDGQRDAIAAARFVSNPGCYPTGFLALIAPLIARGLLPADWPYVMNAVSGYSGGGKALIERFAQEPDLGFRSYGLNFDHKHLPEMKTYAGLSHDVIFAPSVIRAFRGMLVDVPFHLGAMGSVRAEQLLAELSSFYAGSKIVSVQGRGDLTELLISENDAPTDRLELFVCGNAEGYHARLIARLDNLGKGASGAAVQNLNIMAGLDETAGLQL